Proteins from a genomic interval of Mesobacillus sp. S13:
- a CDS encoding dynamin family protein, translating to MTIEEQLIKKSYFETYMEQGNQAHPIRVLGELYLEEQKNDMPDLSYIRFAQGEVYFHNRDYEAAIFKWENITNELEPWAKKNMGDAFLEIGLHTSAEELYLSIDTESNILRIESGLQLLTLYIEQGKLDKAVAVIKKSVQLDPDYPGVTGIARAFFEEHHDWENAVELAVNEGVRTGSPKWFDVLNQYVEQGHTRQFSPSYFNEALSVLFQVDRSRFEQLSVSLWESYRDQSSYMKWLREFNQLFSGMDGNRRDGWTHLSAVYQDTYFELINGDRLIKEISPLIPELLTNWLKITSPVNSLVSASSIIAWNEVFPGTITTSAIHDAENLVLNSRQYDNGYEDSMQLFETIIKWAENHEIEVGNRIKWMVRELQETNVHNLLIAGLSGNGKSSFVNSIVGDELITSPTGAVIRFMNDENPEIQEINDTAVRQITDLEDFKESAGVRRQNHKKETIIDFRAQFQFLHDHQLALIDSPGINRNNYDNHPLYNYLRFADSLLFVLNANDPFTEKEREILTKISEYFPQLPIHFLLNKIDAVYSQQEAIEVFDQTSAEISQYYPEAKMFAFSATYDIGKQLRDFSDFIQANRSTVDFEQERIAKLQFFVRRAITYLLDKRIEIENDHMETISWNEEMVSKLNGAINQLGDIEEEKSKSIQKSYRKIKDETRTEIIEKIPGILRSCSELVTEDSDFGKIHTEMDEAMNKKIREYLDETLLPKFHEDLQSWIQHSKDEFDHSQNYLNEMADGFNSMYGDERISLDCDFRVLDDWRRDASRMTNGVHYEKINIMNRSTPQQFFLKSAGKLLGVLPQNNAMLYNRYKTYLETEDYYEIGVTTAKRFLQQFEIFEKSIERDVNLFFKNPFNVLEKAVEDANSEIEYGKTELEKMRINPELYRDPLTLYEVKLRQFEWMTAAGRG from the coding sequence ATGACAATTGAAGAGCAATTAATCAAAAAGTCGTACTTTGAAACTTATATGGAGCAAGGAAATCAGGCACATCCTATTCGTGTCCTCGGGGAGCTTTACCTTGAAGAGCAGAAGAATGATATGCCGGATTTATCATACATCCGTTTTGCTCAGGGAGAGGTCTATTTTCATAACAGAGATTACGAAGCGGCTATTTTTAAATGGGAAAATATCACGAATGAACTGGAGCCATGGGCGAAAAAGAACATGGGTGATGCGTTCCTTGAGATTGGTCTGCACACATCTGCAGAGGAACTGTACCTTTCGATTGATACAGAAAGCAATATTCTCAGGATTGAAAGCGGGCTGCAGCTTTTGACGCTTTACATAGAACAGGGGAAGCTTGACAAAGCGGTTGCTGTCATCAAGAAATCTGTGCAGCTGGATCCGGATTATCCGGGCGTTACAGGGATTGCCCGTGCTTTCTTTGAAGAGCATCACGACTGGGAAAATGCCGTTGAACTGGCAGTCAATGAAGGAGTCCGAACCGGTTCGCCAAAGTGGTTTGACGTCTTGAATCAGTATGTAGAACAGGGGCATACCAGACAGTTCTCACCGTCTTATTTTAACGAGGCGTTATCGGTGCTGTTCCAGGTGGACCGCAGCCGGTTTGAACAGCTGTCTGTATCCCTGTGGGAAAGTTATCGGGATCAAAGCTCCTATATGAAATGGCTGAGGGAGTTCAACCAGTTGTTCAGTGGGATGGACGGCAATAGAAGAGATGGCTGGACCCATCTTTCAGCGGTCTATCAGGACACTTACTTCGAATTGATTAATGGAGATCGGTTGATTAAGGAAATCTCACCGCTGATTCCTGAGTTGCTGACGAACTGGCTGAAAATTACGAGTCCAGTTAACAGCCTTGTTTCAGCATCATCAATCATTGCTTGGAATGAGGTTTTTCCAGGAACCATTACCACGTCGGCGATTCACGACGCGGAGAACCTTGTCCTGAATTCTCGCCAATACGATAATGGATACGAAGATAGCATGCAGTTATTTGAGACCATCATTAAGTGGGCTGAGAACCATGAAATCGAAGTAGGCAACAGGATAAAATGGATGGTCCGTGAGCTCCAGGAAACCAATGTCCATAATCTGCTGATTGCCGGTTTATCTGGAAATGGAAAGTCATCCTTCGTCAATTCGATTGTTGGCGACGAGCTGATTACCTCTCCCACTGGTGCTGTCATCAGGTTCATGAACGATGAGAATCCGGAAATCCAGGAAATTAATGATACGGCAGTCCGCCAAATCACGGATCTCGAGGACTTTAAGGAATCCGCCGGAGTTCGCCGCCAGAACCATAAAAAGGAAACGATCATTGACTTCAGAGCTCAGTTCCAATTCCTGCACGACCATCAGTTGGCGCTAATTGATTCTCCAGGAATCAATCGTAATAACTATGACAATCATCCGCTGTACAATTACTTGAGGTTTGCTGACAGCCTATTATTCGTGCTTAACGCAAATGACCCTTTTACGGAAAAAGAAAGGGAAATCCTCACGAAAATTTCCGAGTACTTCCCGCAGCTGCCTATTCACTTCCTGTTGAATAAAATAGATGCTGTCTACAGTCAGCAAGAGGCAATAGAAGTATTTGACCAAACATCAGCGGAAATCAGCCAATACTATCCTGAAGCAAAGATGTTCGCTTTCTCAGCTACTTATGACATAGGCAAGCAGTTGAGAGATTTCTCTGATTTTATCCAAGCAAACAGAAGCACAGTAGACTTCGAGCAGGAGCGCATAGCAAAACTGCAATTCTTTGTGAGAAGGGCGATCACATATTTGCTTGATAAACGGATTGAAATTGAAAATGACCATATGGAAACAATCAGCTGGAACGAAGAGATGGTAAGCAAGCTGAATGGTGCGATCAATCAGCTGGGTGACATCGAGGAAGAGAAATCGAAATCCATTCAGAAGTCGTACCGTAAAATCAAGGACGAAACCCGTACGGAAATCATTGAAAAAATTCCGGGAATCCTGCGGAGTTGTTCTGAATTGGTAACAGAGGATAGCGATTTCGGAAAAATCCATACTGAAATGGATGAAGCGATGAACAAGAAGATAAGAGAATATCTTGATGAAACACTGTTGCCGAAATTCCATGAGGATTTGCAGAGCTGGATTCAGCATTCGAAGGACGAATTCGATCATAGCCAAAACTACCTGAATGAAATGGCTGACGGTTTCAACTCGATGTATGGAGATGAACGGATCAGCCTGGACTGCGATTTCAGGGTACTTGATGATTGGCGCCGCGATGCAAGCCGGATGACGAACGGCGTTCACTATGAAAAAATCAACATCATGAACCGCTCGACACCACAGCAATTCTTCCTGAAGAGCGCAGGCAAGCTGCTAGGCGTGCTGCCGCAAAACAATGCGATGCTTTATAACCGATACAAAACCTATCTGGAGACAGAAGATTATTATGAGATCGGCGTAACCACTGCGAAAAGATTCCTGCAGCAATTCGAGATTTTTGAAAAATCGATTGAACGAGATGTGAACCTGTTCTTCAAAAATCCATTCAACGTTCTAGAAAAAGCAGTGGAAGATGCCAATTCCGAAATCGAGTATGGCAAGACGGAACTTGAAAAAATGAGAATCAACCCAGAACTGTACCGCGACCCTTTGACACTGTACGAAGTGAAGCTTCGCCAGTTTGAATGGATGACCGCAGCAGGAAGGGGTTAA
- a CDS encoding sugar ABC transporter substrate-binding protein has protein sequence MKKGMKKVFLGAVASALLLTGCGGGETKTASGPVEGVPERFAKGEEVKIKVIRKIGGDDHTAQFLAGAKAEGEALGFKVDVFTANGDTAKFHDAINQGLQQDYDGFIISHGDDAATVDDVKKLVDEGKSVVTFDSNPDLAQVEGVTLTSQDDEALATQALDQLVKDQNGEANIVYLWVDGFPPMVRRNKVYQETLKANPGIKEVERFGVAAADTSVQTQNAVAAMLNKHPKGEIDAIFATWDAFAIGAARAIKEAGRDEIKIYGIDVSNADLQEIQGDGSSWKYTAAVDPKLIGEVNMRLLAKKLAGEETPASYDLEASLISQEELQQSKEPVNMANLAEIIEGWGKSDAFLEDWMEKLKDHYKK, from the coding sequence ATGAAAAAAGGAATGAAAAAAGTATTTTTAGGTGCAGTTGCTTCCGCATTGCTGCTGACAGGCTGTGGCGGAGGAGAGACGAAGACGGCCTCCGGTCCTGTTGAGGGAGTTCCGGAGCGATTTGCCAAAGGTGAGGAAGTCAAAATTAAAGTTATCCGCAAGATTGGCGGAGACGACCATACTGCACAATTTTTAGCCGGAGCGAAAGCAGAAGGAGAAGCTCTTGGCTTTAAGGTAGACGTTTTTACTGCGAATGGAGATACAGCAAAATTCCATGACGCGATTAACCAAGGGCTGCAGCAGGATTATGATGGATTCATCATCTCGCATGGTGACGATGCGGCAACAGTAGATGATGTGAAAAAGTTAGTGGATGAGGGCAAAAGTGTTGTAACTTTTGATTCGAATCCAGACCTTGCTCAGGTAGAAGGTGTCACTCTTACTTCCCAGGACGATGAAGCCCTCGCCACTCAGGCGCTAGACCAGCTTGTGAAAGACCAAAATGGCGAAGCAAATATCGTTTATCTATGGGTAGATGGCTTCCCGCCGATGGTAAGAAGAAATAAAGTTTACCAGGAAACCTTAAAGGCGAATCCAGGAATCAAAGAGGTTGAGAGATTCGGAGTGGCTGCAGCCGATACTAGCGTACAGACGCAGAACGCTGTTGCAGCGATGTTGAATAAGCATCCAAAAGGAGAAATTGACGCGATTTTCGCAACTTGGGACGCATTTGCGATCGGTGCAGCACGTGCCATCAAGGAAGCAGGCCGCGATGAAATCAAGATTTACGGAATTGATGTTTCCAATGCTGACCTGCAGGAAATCCAGGGAGATGGAAGCTCATGGAAATACACGGCCGCTGTTGACCCGAAGCTGATTGGGGAAGTGAATATGAGATTGCTTGCGAAAAAGCTTGCCGGTGAAGAAACTCCAGCAAGCTATGACCTTGAAGCATCACTGATTTCACAGGAAGAGCTGCAGCAGTCAAAAGAACCGGTGAACATGGCAAATTTAGCTGAAATCATCGAAGGCTGGGGCAAATCCGATGCATTTTTGGAAGACTGGATGGAGAAATTGAAGGATCATTATAAGAAATAA